One part of the Pseudomonadota bacterium genome encodes these proteins:
- a CDS encoding SUMF1/EgtB/PvdO family nonheme iron enzyme: MGGDKFDDFDALDAAMAGSLAESIADEEKEYQELNNAFNQDDKPSCEKTDDDKQDELPDLDNYAKRGGFERLVAEHIRKRQREIKQDNLAHTDLDQSSLNHDKKPKTIFGKLLSDKISRFNSDFANKSRQADNKGTQENGRHMAQKIYSTISLDYKLRHVPYSRGWDPEIFDSTATECIEVMTSKDSPSGHYIQRGYGGVSTGGEPRFSKVYSKFSWSINKKGFFIGEKLITQGQWYEIMGSKPWGTPVNPKWEQKYINIKAIEQSENKPLKSFITELEHELIIQYVLHGYKGKYEEGGLKYHYTNIRRTEITNDDFSYIYWRTRMFIAWLNDIACIGYTNECKDADFRSFQDSLARLRRSKAVREKPKNFEFIGEHTVRWQDNLAIWGLEKIVSDTNEDGVEKSYLVAIDFYNWLKNQNEFEVLSSGNRFAYEHGVLWGDDFPATYVSWEEVQEFIKILNSQEKSAQFRLPTEIEWKIASGLYSEGPDEEKYDSWREVAWGSWGDQGSNCPRQILFHPKEVALKKPNKHGLYDVFGNVYQLCQNDFEGVIVEERFPDDFRLNDCFEQIKDLDLSYKIEHLTEKEAMEKGIDFKRSNPDLNGETRYYLAVPSERVISLFGSPYSLFSYYDSFRGAEGERLCVCASKKSSKIGFRLCMDCTSP, encoded by the coding sequence GTGGGCGGTGATAAATTTGACGATTTTGATGCGTTGGATGCCGCTATGGCAGGAAGTTTAGCTGAATCAATCGCTGATGAAGAAAAAGAATACCAGGAACTAAATAACGCCTTCAACCAAGATGACAAACCTTCATGTGAAAAAACTGATGATGATAAACAGGATGAATTACCAGATCTAGATAACTACGCTAAGAGAGGTGGTTTTGAGAGACTTGTGGCAGAGCATATCAGAAAACGTCAGAGAGAAATAAAGCAGGATAATCTAGCACACACTGATCTTGACCAATCCTCTTTAAATCATGATAAAAAGCCAAAAACGATATTCGGCAAACTGCTATCCGATAAAATTAGCAGGTTTAATTCAGATTTTGCAAATAAGTCTCGCCAGGCTGACAATAAAGGGACGCAAGAAAATGGTAGACATATGGCCCAAAAAATCTATTCCACAATATCGCTAGATTATAAGTTGAGGCATGTCCCTTATTCACGGGGATGGGATCCGGAAATTTTCGATTCCACGGCTACCGAATGTATAGAAGTAATGACAAGTAAAGATTCTCCGAGTGGGCATTATATCCAAAGGGGTTATGGTGGGGTTTCAACGGGAGGAGAACCACGTTTCAGCAAGGTGTACTCGAAATTTTCTTGGTCGATTAACAAAAAGGGATTTTTTATTGGCGAAAAATTAATAACCCAAGGACAGTGGTATGAAATCATGGGTTCTAAGCCTTGGGGCACACCTGTTAATCCGAAATGGGAACAAAAATATATAAATATTAAAGCAATTGAACAAAGTGAAAATAAGCCTCTAAAGTCTTTTATTACCGAATTAGAACATGAGCTTATTATTCAATATGTTTTACATGGCTATAAAGGAAAATACGAAGAAGGAGGATTGAAATATCATTACACAAACATTAGAAGAACTGAAATAACAAATGATGACTTTTCATATATATATTGGCGTACTCGGATGTTTATCGCATGGCTAAATGACATAGCTTGTATTGGATATACTAATGAGTGCAAGGATGCTGATTTTAGATCATTTCAAGATTCTCTTGCTAGACTGAGAAGATCAAAAGCTGTTAGAGAAAAACCTAAAAATTTCGAATTTATTGGTGAACATACTGTTAGGTGGCAGGACAACCTTGCAATTTGGGGCTTGGAAAAGATTGTCTCTGACACGAATGAGGACGGTGTAGAGAAAAGCTACTTAGTTGCAATAGATTTTTATAATTGGCTGAAAAATCAAAATGAATTTGAAGTCTTATCTTCTGGCAACCGGTTTGCGTATGAGCATGGAGTGCTGTGGGGTGATGATTTCCCTGCTACGTATGTTTCATGGGAAGAAGTTCAAGAGTTCATAAAAATATTAAATAGCCAAGAAAAATCGGCTCAATTTAGACTCCCGACAGAAATTGAATGGAAAATTGCGTCAGGTTTATATTCTGAGGGGCCTGATGAAGAAAAATATGACTCTTGGCGTGAAGTAGCATGGGGAAGTTGGGGGGATCAAGGCTCTAACTGTCCAAGGCAAATATTATTTCACCCAAAGGAGGTTGCGCTTAAAAAACCTAATAAACATGGATTGTATGATGTTTTCGGGAATGTCTATCAGTTGTGTCAAAATGATTTTGAAGGAGTAATAGTTGAAGAGAGATTTCCTGATGATTTTCGACTTAATGATTGTTTTGAACAGATTAAAGATTTAGATCTATCTTATAAAATTGAACATTTAACTGAAAAAGAAGCCATGGAAAAAGGAATTGACTTTAAAAGAAGTAATCCAGATCTAAATGGTGAAACAAGATACTATCTAGCAGTGCCTAGTGAAAGAGTGATATCTTTGTTTGGTAGTCCATACTCACTCTTCAGCTACTACGATTCTTTCCGTGGAGCAGAAGGTGAGAGATTGTGTGTTTGTGCCTCTAAAAAATCGTCCAAGATAGGTTTTAGATTATGCATGGATTGTACGAGTCCTTAG
- a CDS encoding DUF87 domain-containing protein, which produces MKQTEEIEDLCKKLKPVIGIQADKLWHMYLAEDIENRETFAQDIELIAEKFLKEEPLENQQILLEPPNEEDSRGTYLLGDIIYNKKKLHQLHLKPEDFQKQVGIFAITGEGKTNLAYLLALQLLKSKTPFMVIDWKRSWRNLLSLKNKHPELNNVQVYTIGRDTLPFLWNVFRAPPGNDKESWIETIAEALERSHLSGPGVAYYFNKIYSRLFRKLPDDFYPNFFDGLREIRGIKVFGREANWKQTAQRIFQSFTLGRAAKYFNTRNPVKLEELLDKPIILELDLEMPKPLRVFFSEMILRWIHLYRLSRGETDNLRHVLFLEEVHNLFSQNGFYKESKSLENLYREIRGFGQGLVSITQHPSLLPIELLGNCHTQIYLGLQHADDITMARKSLFLDYEEDFYLNALNVGECIVKIKNRVEPCLVKTPLVPVTKELVTDEWLRLFSLGSQFWEHSWGNDANNQNHLCLKNRIGEILSGKGCGLENEDARNTSGGENTPLPERENTQGYSPEKSDGNNFFPTGSCSKIKAKAGHLLPVNIEQEKRESPPETIPRRKLLIDILEHPFSSTSERYRRLNLYSKLGNKCRKDLISEKCILPRKIVTGNGWITLFELTQKGKTILGDLGYEFKNESEGVVHKFWKHRVAEFYRRKGLDVRVEEYFVNGRPDIIVHEDGRKIAVEIETGKSDYVKNIKRALEAGFDEVVSVGVNKFVEEKIRGELEKRTLINNKVRVVGVVEF; this is translated from the coding sequence GTGAAACAAACAGAAGAAATCGAAGACCTCTGCAAAAAACTAAAGCCCGTTATTGGAATCCAAGCTGACAAGCTCTGGCATATGTACCTGGCAGAAGACATCGAGAACAGAGAAACATTTGCCCAGGACATAGAGTTAATCGCTGAGAAATTCTTAAAAGAAGAACCATTAGAAAACCAACAGATTCTCCTCGAACCTCCAAACGAAGAAGACTCAAGAGGAACATATCTCCTCGGAGACATTATCTATAACAAAAAGAAGCTACATCAACTGCATCTAAAACCGGAAGATTTCCAAAAGCAGGTCGGGATATTCGCAATCACAGGTGAAGGGAAAACCAATCTGGCATACCTTCTCGCCCTGCAACTCCTAAAATCAAAAACACCATTCATGGTCATCGACTGGAAGCGGTCGTGGAGGAACCTTCTTTCCTTAAAAAACAAACATCCGGAATTAAACAATGTGCAAGTATATACAATTGGCAGAGACACCCTCCCCTTTCTCTGGAATGTATTCAGAGCGCCGCCAGGCAACGACAAAGAGTCCTGGATAGAAACCATTGCGGAAGCACTTGAAAGGTCTCATCTCTCAGGTCCTGGAGTCGCTTATTATTTCAACAAAATCTATTCGAGACTGTTCAGAAAACTACCAGACGATTTCTATCCAAATTTTTTCGATGGTCTCAGAGAGATAAGGGGCATTAAGGTTTTTGGCCGTGAGGCAAATTGGAAGCAAACAGCCCAGAGAATTTTTCAGAGTTTTACACTTGGAAGAGCAGCAAAATATTTCAACACCAGAAACCCTGTCAAGCTTGAAGAGTTATTAGATAAACCTATAATCCTTGAACTGGATCTGGAAATGCCAAAACCGCTGAGGGTGTTTTTCTCAGAAATGATTTTACGGTGGATTCATCTATACAGACTAAGCCGGGGAGAAACAGATAATTTACGCCATGTTTTGTTCTTAGAGGAGGTGCACAACCTTTTCTCACAAAACGGCTTCTACAAGGAAAGCAAAAGCCTTGAAAACTTGTATCGAGAGATCAGAGGGTTTGGTCAGGGATTGGTTAGCATTACCCAGCACCCTTCCCTTTTACCAATTGAACTTTTGGGAAACTGCCACACTCAGATTTATCTTGGCCTGCAGCATGCCGACGATATCACGATGGCCAGAAAGTCTTTGTTTTTAGATTATGAGGAGGATTTCTATTTGAATGCGCTCAACGTTGGAGAGTGCATTGTTAAGATTAAAAATCGCGTTGAACCCTGCCTTGTTAAAACGCCTCTTGTGCCAGTTACAAAAGAGTTGGTGACGGATGAATGGCTAAGGTTGTTTAGTTTGGGTTCGCAGTTCTGGGAGCATTCTTGGGGCAACGATGCGAATAACCAGAACCACTTATGTTTGAAGAATAGGATTGGTGAGATCTTATCCGGAAAAGGTTGTGGTTTAGAAAATGAAGATGCTCGGAATACCTCCGGTGGAGAGAATACCCCTCTGCCTGAAAGAGAGAATACCCAGGGGTATTCTCCCGAGAAATCAGACGGGAATAACTTCTTTCCAACGGGTAGTTGTTCGAAAATCAAAGCAAAAGCAGGTCATTTATTGCCTGTTAATATAGAGCAGGAGAAAAGAGAATCCCCCCCTGAGACTATTCCCCGGCGCAAACTTCTTATTGATATTCTAGAGCATCCTTTTTCGAGCACGAGTGAAAGATACAGGAGGTTGAATCTGTATTCTAAACTTGGGAACAAGTGCAGAAAGGATTTGATTTCTGAAAAGTGCATTTTACCGAGAAAGATTGTTACCGGGAACGGCTGGATTACCCTGTTTGAACTGACCCAAAAAGGCAAGACGATTCTGGGAGACTTGGGATATGAATTCAAAAATGAGAGCGAGGGGGTCGTTCATAAGTTTTGGAAACATAGGGTTGCTGAGTTTTATAGAAGAAAGGGCTTAGACGTTCGAGTCGAGGAGTATTTTGTCAACGGCAGACCGGATATTATTGTTCATGAGGATGGTAGAAAGATTGCGGTTGAGATTGAGACCGGCAAGTCTGATTATGTGAAGAATATTAAGCGAGCCCTTGAGGCTGGATTTGATGAAGTTGTGAGTGTTGGTGTAAACAAGTTTGTTGAAGAGAAGATTCGGGGAGAACTGGAAAAGAGAACGCTCATAAATAATAAGGTGAGAGTTGTTGGTGTGGTAGAGTTTTAA
- a CDS encoding trypsin-like peptidase domain-containing protein: protein MNRMIFTSISFVLLGIFTCFPSISLASSYNPIEKSIVKIFTAASAGDYYAPWTSKFIQNTSGSGTVIAGNMILTNAHVVSDQKFIQIRSNGNPKKYVATVEYVSHDIDLAILKVEDQSFFKGKKPIDLGEIPNSSDSVLVYGYPSGGDSMSVTQGILSRLEHQSYVHSGLYFFAGQIDAAINPGNSGGPVVAGGKLVGVVMQNIPDLDNIGYMVPVNIVKQFLTDIEDGKLDGIPEIGLRVEQMSNKHLRDKYKMSEDQSGILVIREYPDPGNNCIKEHDVLTKIAGQNIANDGTVEFRENERTWHNYVLEGMQIGDSVDVEFIRNGKIDVCTVKMAKTSKDFQLIPGRIYDTPPRYYIYAGIIFCPLSLNLVDPYIDSDEDWKKLISPDIVAKTTRPKTKENEDVVILYRVLPDKINEGYGQYEREIVIKINGHKFDSFEDFVSILKETKTQYTTFELFNNDQVVVDHEMALATQDEILSKYLIHKNKR, encoded by the coding sequence ATGAACCGTATGATTTTTACTTCTATTAGTTTCGTTTTACTTGGCATCTTCACCTGTTTTCCCTCGATAAGCTTAGCTAGCAGCTATAATCCCATCGAAAAATCCATAGTGAAGATTTTTACAGCAGCATCTGCAGGGGATTATTATGCACCATGGACTTCCAAATTTATTCAAAACACTTCTGGGTCAGGGACCGTGATCGCTGGCAATATGATACTGACAAACGCTCATGTTGTTTCTGATCAGAAGTTTATACAGATCAGGTCTAACGGTAACCCGAAGAAGTATGTAGCCACTGTTGAATATGTTTCTCACGATATAGACTTGGCAATTCTTAAAGTTGAAGACCAGAGTTTTTTTAAAGGGAAAAAACCTATTGATTTGGGAGAGATTCCCAACAGTTCAGATTCAGTACTTGTTTATGGCTATCCGTCAGGTGGAGATTCCATGAGTGTGACCCAAGGCATTTTGTCACGATTAGAACACCAAAGTTATGTCCACAGTGGACTTTATTTCTTTGCCGGTCAGATCGATGCTGCGATTAATCCTGGCAATAGCGGGGGACCCGTTGTCGCTGGTGGGAAGTTGGTCGGAGTGGTTATGCAGAACATCCCTGATCTCGACAACATTGGCTACATGGTGCCGGTTAATATAGTGAAACAGTTTTTGACTGACATCGAAGACGGAAAGCTTGATGGAATTCCCGAGATTGGTCTCAGGGTTGAACAAATGAGCAACAAACACCTGAGAGATAAATATAAGATGTCGGAAGATCAGTCAGGCATTCTAGTTATCAGGGAATATCCTGATCCAGGTAACAATTGTATCAAGGAGCATGATGTTCTAACGAAAATTGCTGGCCAGAATATTGCGAATGATGGAACCGTGGAGTTCCGTGAGAATGAAAGGACCTGGCATAATTATGTCCTTGAAGGGATGCAGATAGGGGACAGTGTTGATGTGGAATTCATTCGCAACGGCAAGATCGATGTGTGTACTGTAAAGATGGCCAAGACCTCCAAAGATTTCCAACTAATCCCTGGAAGAATATATGACACTCCTCCACGATATTATATTTATGCCGGTATAATCTTTTGCCCACTGAGTCTGAATTTGGTCGATCCTTACATTGACTCGGATGAAGATTGGAAAAAATTAATATCCCCTGACATTGTTGCTAAGACGACCCGGCCTAAAACGAAAGAAAATGAAGATGTAGTTATACTATATCGAGTACTTCCAGATAAAATCAATGAGGGATACGGACAGTATGAGAGAGAGATAGTAATCAAAATCAATGGTCATAAGTTCGACAGCTTCGAAGATTTTGTTTCTATACTTAAAGAGACCAAGACTCAATACACAACATTTGAGCTCTTTAATAATGATCAGGTTGTTGTCGACCACGAAATGGCATTAGCTACACAAGACGAGATATTGTCAAAGTATCTGATACATAAAAACAAACGATAA
- a CDS encoding DEAD/DEAH box helicase family protein, translating into MDNAVNVIAPGARIVVRDAEWLVRKVDRTSSGGQAISVVGITELVKDKEAIFLDEIDTEIEVLDPVDTKLVPDTSSSFQKSLLYMESLLRQKTPTDENLYIGHQAAMDLVPYQLDPAIQALKQPRQRILIADAVGLGKTLACGILVSELIRRGRGKRILVLAVKSMLTQFQKEMWSRFTIPLVRLDSIGIQRVRSRIPTNHNPFYYYDNAIISIDTLKQDSEYRTYLESAYWDIIVIDEAHNVAERGKGSSLRAKLAKLLASRSDTLIMLSATPHDGRAKSFASLMNMLDPTAIANPEEYGPEDIKGLFIRRFKKDIQGQVEKAFKTREISKAYCQSSAAEEAAFDVFADLKFQKPDQRRGAGQLFKTTLEKALFSSPAACLVTIKNRIAKLQKNPDKDDLKDITSLEELADAVGQITSSGFAKYQKLLSVIQDKQHGFGWTGKDKEDRLVIFTERIETLKFLRTNLLKDLCLKDNQVDILHGGLPDVDQQRIVEDFGKEEAPVRLLIASDVASEGINLHYLSHRLVHFDIPWSLMVFQQRNGRIDRYGQEETPYILYLVNQSGNAKIKGDMRILELLIKKDDEAVKNIGDPAALMDVYDIDEEEKITAAAIEKGLSDKDFENNLDKNAATSFDPLKLLMGEELPSGRVDSQEQTREMPSLYVDDYNYFKEATGYLKQKNDLNIFFDDINREAEFPIPKSLKSRLRNILPREVWPEKDVMVLSADPDEIQKEIRRSRKDENAWPRKQFLWQQNPVFGWINDMVIAEFGRHEAPVLSLQGALSPGETVFIISGLIPNRKGHPLVHRWFGVTFDGNTFHQTEDFEKILTRTGLGKRSFPNPGKDVDLDFLKRLLPETVKQAKQFMSDERKSFEELINPKLEKQLKNLERLKSKKFEQLELFYTDKKQSSKKDQQRREAEKVFKEFWAWVEDTMTTEDNPYIQVIAVLKGVE; encoded by the coding sequence ATGGACAACGCCGTTAATGTAATTGCTCCCGGAGCAAGGATTGTAGTCAGGGATGCCGAGTGGTTGGTCAGAAAGGTTGACAGAACTTCCTCTGGTGGTCAGGCCATATCCGTAGTAGGGATAACTGAACTGGTTAAAGACAAGGAGGCGATATTCCTCGATGAGATCGACACTGAAATTGAAGTTCTTGATCCGGTTGACACCAAGTTAGTTCCAGACACCTCAAGCTCGTTCCAGAAATCCCTTCTATACATGGAGAGCTTGTTGCGGCAGAAGACGCCTACAGATGAAAACCTGTATATCGGCCACCAAGCTGCCATGGATTTAGTCCCCTATCAGCTTGATCCTGCCATCCAGGCCCTGAAACAACCAAGACAGCGTATCCTGATTGCCGATGCCGTTGGACTGGGTAAAACCTTGGCCTGTGGCATTCTGGTCAGTGAGCTTATCCGTCGCGGACGAGGTAAACGGATCCTGGTTCTGGCGGTGAAGAGCATGCTCACCCAGTTTCAGAAAGAGATGTGGAGTCGTTTCACAATTCCCCTCGTCAGATTGGATTCGATAGGTATTCAGCGAGTTCGTTCCCGTATCCCCACAAATCACAATCCGTTTTACTATTACGATAATGCCATTATCTCCATCGACACCCTGAAGCAGGATTCCGAATACCGTACCTATCTTGAGAGTGCCTACTGGGACATCATTGTCATCGATGAGGCGCATAACGTCGCGGAGCGGGGCAAGGGCTCTTCTCTAAGAGCTAAGTTGGCCAAACTTCTTGCCAGTCGGTCCGACACACTGATAATGCTCTCCGCTACTCCCCATGATGGCCGGGCAAAAAGTTTTGCAAGTTTGATGAACATGCTGGATCCAACAGCTATTGCCAATCCTGAAGAATACGGCCCAGAAGATATCAAAGGACTTTTTATTCGTCGTTTCAAGAAAGATATTCAGGGCCAGGTTGAGAAGGCTTTTAAAACAAGAGAAATCAGCAAGGCCTATTGCCAGTCATCCGCTGCGGAAGAAGCGGCCTTCGATGTCTTCGCCGACCTGAAGTTCCAGAAACCTGATCAACGGCGGGGTGCAGGGCAGCTTTTCAAAACTACCCTGGAAAAGGCACTTTTTTCAAGTCCAGCAGCTTGTCTCGTCACTATCAAAAATCGTATTGCCAAGCTCCAGAAGAATCCGGATAAGGACGATCTGAAGGACATTACCAGCTTGGAAGAGCTTGCTGATGCAGTTGGGCAGATCACCTCCTCAGGGTTTGCCAAGTACCAGAAGCTGCTGTCAGTTATTCAGGATAAGCAGCATGGTTTCGGATGGACAGGTAAGGATAAAGAAGATCGCCTTGTCATCTTTACCGAAAGAATAGAAACCTTGAAGTTCCTTCGCACAAACTTACTGAAAGATCTTTGTTTGAAAGATAACCAGGTTGATATTCTTCACGGGGGTCTCCCCGATGTAGACCAGCAAAGGATTGTCGAAGATTTTGGCAAGGAGGAAGCGCCTGTTCGCCTGCTCATCGCATCTGATGTCGCCTCCGAAGGCATCAATCTCCATTATTTGAGTCATCGTCTTGTCCACTTTGATATCCCCTGGTCGCTGATGGTCTTTCAGCAACGTAATGGCCGGATCGATCGTTACGGGCAGGAGGAGACGCCATATATCCTTTACCTTGTGAATCAGAGTGGCAATGCGAAGATCAAAGGAGACATGCGAATCCTTGAGCTTCTTATCAAGAAAGATGACGAGGCGGTAAAGAACATTGGTGATCCCGCCGCCTTGATGGATGTCTATGATATCGATGAAGAGGAAAAGATCACCGCTGCAGCGATAGAAAAGGGGCTTAGCGACAAAGATTTTGAAAATAATCTTGATAAGAACGCTGCAACTTCTTTTGATCCCTTAAAACTGCTGATGGGTGAGGAACTGCCTTCGGGCAGGGTAGATAGCCAGGAACAGACCAGAGAAATGCCATCGCTTTATGTCGATGATTATAACTACTTTAAGGAAGCCACGGGCTATCTGAAGCAGAAGAATGATCTTAATATCTTTTTCGACGATATTAACCGTGAGGCCGAGTTCCCCATCCCCAAGAGTCTCAAGTCTCGTCTCCGGAACATCCTGCCCCGGGAAGTCTGGCCAGAGAAAGATGTCATGGTGCTTTCTGCCGACCCGGATGAAATCCAGAAAGAGATCAGGCGCAGCCGCAAAGACGAAAATGCCTGGCCACGCAAACAATTTCTCTGGCAACAGAACCCGGTCTTTGGCTGGATTAATGATATGGTTATCGCGGAATTCGGGCGGCACGAGGCTCCAGTCCTGTCTTTGCAAGGTGCCTTGTCTCCAGGAGAGACGGTGTTCATTATTTCCGGACTTATTCCTAACCGTAAAGGTCACCCTCTTGTGCATCGCTGGTTCGGGGTAACTTTCGATGGTAACACCTTTCACCAAACCGAGGACTTTGAAAAAATCCTCACCAGAACAGGACTGGGCAAGAGGAGCTTCCCCAATCCCGGTAAAGATGTTGATCTGGATTTTCTGAAGAGACTTCTTCCTGAAACTGTCAAGCAGGCAAAGCAGTTCATGAGTGACGAGCGGAAAAGTTTTGAGGAGCTGATCAATCCCAAATTGGAAAAGCAGCTGAAGAACCTTGAAAGACTCAAAAGTAAGAAATTTGAGCAGTTGGAGCTTTTTTATACGGATAAGAAACAAAGCAGTAAAAAAGATCAGCAAAGAAGAGAGGCCGAAAAGGTTTTTAAGGAGTTCTGGGCCTGGGTCGAAGATACCATGACCACCGAAGACAACCCCTACATTCAGGTAATAGCAGTACTGAAGGGGGTAGAGTAA